A genomic stretch from Budorcas taxicolor isolate Tak-1 chromosome 15, Takin1.1, whole genome shotgun sequence includes:
- the LOC128059942 gene encoding LOW QUALITY PROTEIN: olfactory receptor 4S1-like (The sequence of the model RefSeq protein was modified relative to this genomic sequence to represent the inferred CDS: inserted 1 base in 1 codon; substituted 1 base at 1 genomic stop codon) codes for MGVKNNVTEFVLLGLFQSREMQRACFLVFFLFHALTVLGNLLVIVTINASKTLHAPMYFFLRHLSFADMCYPSATTPKMIADTLVERKTISFEGCVTQLFSACFFGGTEFFLLMAMAYDHYVAICRPLRKCGLLAGASWVAGFLHSILQTLLTVQLPFCGPNKIDSFFCDVHPLLKLACXGHSGMISLMSFIILIISYVVILLNLRSRSSESRRKALSTCGSHIITVLLVLVPPMFMYIXPSTALAADKLVILFNIVMPPLLNPLIYTLRNSEVENAMRKIFRVKGSSWGEVKLQGFS; via the exons ATGGGCGTCAAGAACAACGTGACTGAGTTCGTCTTGCTCGGCCTTTTCCAGAGCCGGGAGATGCAGCGAGCCTGCTTCCTggtcttctttctcttccacgCGCTCACGGTCCTGGGGAACCTTCTGGTCATTGTCACCATCAACGCCAGCAAGACCCTGCACgctcccatgtacttcttcctccgCCACTTGTCCTTTGCTGACATGTGCTATCCATCCGCCACCACACCCAAGATGATTGCTGACACTTTGGTGGAGCGCAAGACCATCTCCTTCGAGGGCTGCGTGACCCAGCTCTTTTCTGCCTGCTTCTTTGGTGGCACTGAGTTCTTCCTCCTCATGGCCATGGCCTATGACCACTACGTGGCCATCTGTAGGCCCCTCCGGAAGTGTGGCCTGCTGGCGGGGGCCTCCTGGGTGGCTGGCTTCCTGCATTCCATCCTGCAGACACTCCTCACAGTCCAGCTGCCCTTCTGTGGGCCCAACAAGATCGACAGCTTCTTCTGTGATGTCCATCCCCTGCTGAAGCTGGCCT GGGGGCACAGCGGCATGATTTCTTTAATGTCCTTCATCATCCTTATCATCTCCTATGTGGTCATCCTACTGAACCTGAGAAGCCGGTCTTCTGAGAGCCGGCGCAAGGCTCTGTCCACATGCGGCTCACATATCATCACTGTACTTCTGGTCCTGGTGCCCCCCATGTTCATGTACATTTGACCCTCCACTGCCCTGGCTGCTGACAAACTCGTCATCCTCTTTAACATCGTCATGCCACCTTTGCTGAACCCTCTGATCTACACGCTGAGGAACAGTGAGGTGGAAAATGCCATGAGGAAGATCTTCAGGGTCAAGGGGAGCTCATGGGGAGAAGTGAAACTACAAGGCTTCTCGTGA
- the LOC128060162 gene encoding olfactory receptor 4X2-like, which produces MAHMHNVTEFIFLGLSPNPEVQKACFVIFLLLYTAIVLGNFLIVLTVMSSRSLGSPMYFFLSYLSFVEICYASTTAPRLISDLLAERKAIPLWGCMTQVFFIHLFGGTEIFLLTVMAYDRYVAICKPLSYTTIMSRQACAVLVGAAWVGGFVHSLAQILLVFRLPFCGLNVIDHYFCDVLPLLKLACSDTVLIGLLIVANGGTLSVISFMVLLASYVVILLHLRTRSSVGRRKALSTCGAHVTVVTLFFGPCIFIYLRPSTTLSVDKTVAMFYTVITPLLNPVIYSLRNAEVRKAVKRLWIRAVKVEER; this is translated from the coding sequence ATGGCTCACATGCACAATGTGACAGAATTCATTTTCCTGGGACTTTCTCCCAATCCAGAGGTGCAGAAAGCCTGCTTTGTGATATTTCTGCTCCTGTACACAGCCATTGTGCTGGGGAATTTCCTCATTGTCCTCACTGTCATGAGCAGCAGAAGCCTTGGctcccccatgtacttcttcctgagCTACCTGTCCTTTGTGGAGATCTGCTACGCCTCGACGACAGCCCCCCGACTCATCTCAGATCTGCTGGCTGAGAGGAAAGCCATCCCTCTGTGGGGCTGCATGACACAGGTTTTCTTTATCCACTTGTTTGGTGGCACTGAGATTTTCCTGCTCactgtgatggcctatgaccgctacgtggccatctgcaagcccctCAGCTACACCACCATCATGAGCCGGCAGGCGTGTGCCGTCCTGGTGGGCGCAGCATGGGTGGGGGGCTTTGTGCATTCCTTGGCCCAAATCCTTCTTGTCTTCCGCTTGCCTTTCTGTGGCCTCAATGTGATCGACCACTATTTCTGTGACGTGCTTCCCCTGCTCAAACTTGCCTGCTCTGACACCGTCCTCATTGGCCTTCTGATCGTTGCCAATGGGGGGACCCTGTCTGTGATCAGCTTCATGGTCCTCTTAGCCTCCTATGTGGTCATCTTGCTCCATCTGAGGACCCGGAGCTCTGTGGGGCGGCGCAAGGCCCTGTCCACCTGTGGGGCCCATGTCACTGTGGTCACCTTGTTCTTTGGGCCCTGCATCTTCATCTATCTGAGACCCTCTACCACCCTGTCTGTGGACAAGACGGTGGCCATGTTCTACACGGTGATCACCCCACTGCTCAACCCTGTCATCTACTCCCTGAGAAATGCTGAAGTGAGGAAGGCCGTGAAGAGGCTGTGGATCAGAGCAGTGAAAGTAGAAGAGAGGTAG